The stretch of DNA CCTAGTTGTGTCATTTGATTCCAATTGCGTGCAATGTAGCCATCAAAAAAATCAGTGGCACTAGCGATGACAAAAATCAAAGCGGCAAAGTAGTCTAACCAGCTTACATGTAACCCTGCAAAAAGAGGTAAATCACGGTTGATCAAAAGGACAAACATAAGAGGGGCCAACCCTATACGTAAAGAGGCTAGGAGATTAGGAAGGTTCATCATTTAAACGTTGTTCCACCATCAATTAGCATTGTGTGTCCTGTAATCCACGATGCTTTGTCTGAACAGAGAAACAAACAAGCGCCTGCTAGATCTTGTGGCTGACCCATACGACCCAAAGGTGAAAGCTTAGCCGTAATATCACGAACCTCTTCATAATTGGTAAAAGCTCTGAGTGCATCCGTCTCGATTGGACCACCACTGACTGCATTAACACGAATCCCTTTACAGCCAAGTTCTGCTGCTGCGTAACGTACCATTGTTTCAACAGCAGCTTTTGCTGTACCATGACCTGCATAGTTTTCGATATAAACAAGATTGCCTGTAGAAGAAAGAGAGATAATGCTTCCACTACCCACTTTTTCCATACGTTTTGCCGCTTCTTGCGCACCTACAACAAAGGCGTTAACGGTTGCAGTAAAGATATTATTGATGCCACGTGGTTTAAGCTTCATAAACTTGGTATAGCCACCGACCACTGGACGACCAGAGATGATCGCATTAGAGATAAAAAAGTCAACGCGATCAAAATCTTTGTCAATTTCTAAGAAAAGATCTTTATAAGTTTCTGGCTCTAAAATATTGAGAGCGTATGCTCTGGCTTTAATACCGTAATTTTTTTCTAAATCTTTAACTTGCTCTATGGCTAACTCTTCATTGGAGTTATAAGTAAATGCAACATTCACACCCTCACGAGCAAATTCATAAACGATAGCTTGTCCGATACCTCTGGTACCGCCACTAATGACAAGTGTTTTTCCCTTCATTAAAATCCTTTGATTGTATATTTTTTAAGTGTATTTTCAATACGTTTCATATTGTCGTTACTTGGCGCACAGAGTGGTAAACGATACTCCAGTGTTTCAAGTAATCCTGCGATGTACATTGCAGCTTTAATAGGAATAGGGTTACTCTCACAGAAAAGTGTTTTATTGATCTCATACAGTGAGTCATTAATTGCTTTTGCTCCATGGAAATCACCTGCTAAGGCTAAGTGCGTAAGTTCTGAGATTTGATCTGGCAAAATGTTTGATGTTACTGAGATCACACCTGATCCTCCGTTAGAGAGAATAGGGTAGTTAATCGCATCTTCACCGCTAAAAACAGCCAATTTTGGCTGATGAGCGAGCAAATCAACACAACGATCGATGGAGCCTGTTGCTTCTTTGACACCAAAAATATTTGGGCATGCTTCAAAGAGTCTAAAAATAGTATCAGGAAGCAAATCACAGCCTGTACGACCTGGGACATTGTACAAAAGGACTGGAATATCAACAGAACCAGCAATTGCTTTATAGTGCTGAAAAAGACCTTCTTGCGTTGGTTTGTTATAGTATGGCGTAACAGAAAGTATGCCATGTGCACCGTGCGCTTGTGCAAATTTTGCTAAACCAATGGCTTCATGGGTTGCATTGCTTCCTGCTCCTGCAAGGACTTTTACGTCACTCTTTGAGCAGACATCAACGGCAATCTCAATACAACGACGGTGTTCGTCATGATCCAGTGTTGCACTCTCACCCGTTGTACCTACTGGAACAACAACATCAATGCCATTTTTAATCTGTCTTTCTATCAGTTTTGCGTATTGAACTTCATCGAGTTTTCCATTTTTAAATGGTGTAATAAGCGCGGTCATCGCTCCTTGTAACGAGTGGTGCATCTTAATAATCCTTTCTTAGTATCACAGTCGTAGACGATTGTGGGAGTAAATATTTGTTAACTACGTTGATTATATCTTCTTTTTTGAGCTTATTGATGCCCTCTTCATAATTAAGTAATGGGGTGATGTCCCCCTTGGCATAGTAAGAACCAAACAATGTTGCTAGCTCACTCGAACTCTCTAAATTATGAATAAAATCGGCTTTGGTATTGATCTTGATCTTTTCAATTTCTTTATCACTAACGTCACCCTTCTTTAGGCTATCAATAATCTTTAATATTTCTGCTTCAACATTTTCAGCTTTAATCCCTGGGTTACAGACAGCTAAGAACAAAAAGACAGAAGGATCTTTGGCTTCCATGGCATAGCCATAGATTTGGTTGACCAGCTTCTTCTCATCGACCAAAATACGGTGAAGCTTACTGCTTTTACCACTGCTTAAAAGCTCACTTAACGCTGAAAGTGCTACTTGGTCTTCATGGGTAAAGTTAGGGATTTTATAAGCGATTGCTACCATTTCCACTTCACTCTCTTTTTTTATCAACATATGTTTGGCACCATCTTGTTGTGGTTCAATTTGATGATGTGCTGCTGGTATGGGTGTTGTGTTTTTTATATCGCCAAAATATTGCGTAACATTGTTAAAAACTGTCTCAGGCTCAATGTCTCCAGCAACAACAACGATAGCGTTTGCAGGTTGGTAATATTTAGAATGGAAACTACGAATATCTTCGATACTCCAGTTTTTAATATCTTGTATAAAACCTATGGGTGTCCAGTGGTACGGATGATAGGTAAAGGCGTTATTAAAAAGTCTAAAGTACATATACCCAATAGGTGAGTTATCGGTTCTCCAAAGTCTCTCTTCTAAAACAACATTGCGTTCAGGTTGAAACTCTTCATCAGAGAGCTTTAGATTTTGCATAAGTTCTGCAAAAAGTTCCAAAGATTTTGGCAAGTTTTTAGAGGAGCTTTTGATGTAGTAATGCGTATAGTCAAAACCTGTTGAAGCGTTATTTACACCACCAAACCCTTTGACAATCTCATCAAATTCACCTGCTTTTAAGTTCTTTGTGGATTTAAAATTGAGGTGTTCTAGCATGTGTGCTATACCACTTTTACCCATGATTTCATTGCCACTTCCCACTTTATAAAAGATATCTGTGGTAATGACATCACTTTTGTTGTTCATCGGAATAACGACAATTTGAAGGCCATTCTCCAATGTTTTGGTAAAGTGTGCTGGAAGAGAATTAGCCATCAATGCTCCTAAAAATATTAAAAATAGTACTAAATGTTTCATCTGTTATCATCTCCTATCGCTTCCGATCACTTCACTGATGTGGGTAAATCCATCTTTGTCCATACGTTCTAAAATACCAAGATTAATAGAGCGGTTGAGGGATGGTCCTTTAAAAATAAACGCTGTATAGACTTGAATCAAACTAGCCCCTGCTTTGAGTCTTCGGTATGCCTCGTCGGCTGAGTCAATTCCACCTACTGAAATGAGCGTTGTTTTGCCATAAAACTCTTTGGCTAATGCTTCGAACATCGCAAAACATTTCTCGGTAAGGACTTTACCACTAATTCCACCAAAATCTTTTGCATTAGGTAGAAGTGAATAATCAATGGTTGTATTCGTAGCCACAATACCAGATGCTCCGTTTTCAAGTGCAGAGGAGCAGATATTAAGAGCATCAGATACTGCTAAATCAGGCGCAATTTTAAGGAGTACGGGTTTACATGTAAGCTCTTTCGCCATGACAAAAAGCTCTTTAATAAAGTGTTCGTTTTGCAAATCTCTAAGACCTGGTGTGTTAGGTGAAGAGATGTTGATGACCAAATAATCGCTCAAATCTTTAAAACGTTTAATCAGTTTTTCATAGTCTTTAAGGGCATTTTCTGCCGATGTGACTTTGTTTTTACCAATGTTTGCCCCAAGCGGTGTTGCAAAAGGGTAAAGTGCTTCTAAGCGTTTCCCGACTTTATACATGCCTTCATTGTTAAAGCCCATAGCATTTTGGATACTCTCTTGTTCTGGAAAGCGAAAACAACGTGGTTTTGCATTGCCGCTTTGTGGCTCAGGCGTAATCGTGCCATACTCTATATGTCCAAAGCCAAGGGCAGTGAGCATTTTAATCATAGTGGCATTTTTATCAAAACCAGCTCCAAGACCTAATGGATTATGAAAGGTTTTTCCAAAAAGCTCTTGTTCAAGACGTTTATCGTGGATAAAAAACTGTTCTGCTAGGGGGGCGAGAATAAAAGGTGTAAATTTTGCTCCATTTTTAAAGAAAAATTCTGCAATATGGTGCGCGTTCTCTGGGGAGAAGTTAAACATGAATTTTTTCATCAGACCATAATAATCAAACATCTTTTATTTCCTTCAATAGTAAGTACGCGATTATACTGCATTAAAGATAAAAGATGGTTGATTTTTAGGCTATTTTAGTGTTGCAAGCCTTTAAGATTAAGGTACTCTTGTGATGTTTTGAGTAACTCTTCATCACTCCCCATGGCACAAATTTTACCATGTTTCAAAAGTGCAATTTTGTCAGCTTTTTTGATAGTGCTAAGACGATGTGCAATCACAAAAGTAATTTTATCTTTGATGAGATTTTCTATGGCTTCGGTAATTTTTTGTTCACTTTGTGTATCCAAAGCGGATGTTGCTTCATCTAAAATAAGCACTTGAGGATTGGTATAAATAGCACGCGCTATAGCAATACGTTGTCTCTGACCCCCAGAAAGGTTTGTCCCAAACTCATCTAAGTGTGTATAAATACCCTCAGCGAGATTTTGAACAAACTCGTATGCATTTGCTTTTTGAAGCGCATCAATCACTTTTGTTTCATCAATTTCTTTGCCATACGCAACATTCGCTGCAATGCTATCGTGAAAGATATAAACACGTTGGGTTACCATGGCAATATTGTGGCGTAGATCGTGAAGATCGAATGTTTTTAGATCAATCCCATTGATGCAGATGCTCCCCGATGATGGGTCGTAAAAGCGCATCAGCATATTCATCAAAGAGCTTTTACCACCACCGCTATCGCCAATAAGTGCAATCATCTCGCCCGCTTTTGCTTCAAGGCTGACTTCGTTTAAAGCTTGTTTTTCGCCATAAGAGAGGGAAACACTGTTAAAAGAAATCGTATCAATTTTTGGTGGTAAAGACTCTGTTCCCACGGGAAGAGAAGATTGTTGATCCAGTAAAAAGAAAATACGCTCACTTGCAACTAAGGCATCTTGCATTCTATTGTAAAGCCCAGAAATTCTCTTAATGGGTGTATAAAGCATAAAAAGAGCTGTTAAAAAAGAGAAAAAGGCACCAACACTCATACCTCCTTCTATAACCTCTTTGCCACCCACTAAAATAACAACAGCAACACCGATAGAACCTAGTGTTTCCATAATAGGGCTGACAAGTTCATTGACTTTAACGGATTTCATTGTAAGTTTAAAAAAGCGCTCATTATCTTTTTGAAAAAGCCCATGTTCGTATTTTTGGGCATTATTGGCTTGTATGACTTCAATATTA from Sulfurospirillum arsenophilum NBRC 109478 encodes:
- a CDS encoding M16 family metallopeptidase → MANSLPAHFTKTLENGLQIVVIPMNNKSDVITTDIFYKVGSGNEIMGKSGIAHMLEHLNFKSTKNLKAGEFDEIVKGFGGVNNASTGFDYTHYYIKSSSKNLPKSLELFAELMQNLKLSDEEFQPERNVVLEERLWRTDNSPIGYMYFRLFNNAFTYHPYHWTPIGFIQDIKNWSIEDIRSFHSKYYQPANAIVVVAGDIEPETVFNNVTQYFGDIKNTTPIPAAHHQIEPQQDGAKHMLIKKESEVEMVAIAYKIPNFTHEDQVALSALSELLSSGKSSKLHRILVDEKKLVNQIYGYAMEAKDPSVFLFLAVCNPGIKAENVEAEILKIIDSLKKGDVSDKEIEKIKINTKADFIHNLESSSELATLFGSYYAKGDITPLLNYEEGINKLKKEDIINVVNKYLLPQSSTTVILRKDY
- a CDS encoding quinone-dependent dihydroorotate dehydrogenase — protein: MFDYYGLMKKFMFNFSPENAHHIAEFFFKNGAKFTPFILAPLAEQFFIHDKRLEQELFGKTFHNPLGLGAGFDKNATMIKMLTALGFGHIEYGTITPEPQSGNAKPRCFRFPEQESIQNAMGFNNEGMYKVGKRLEALYPFATPLGANIGKNKVTSAENALKDYEKLIKRFKDLSDYLVINISSPNTPGLRDLQNEHFIKELFVMAKELTCKPVLLKIAPDLAVSDALNICSSALENGASGIVATNTTIDYSLLPNAKDFGGISGKVLTEKCFAMFEALAKEFYGKTTLISVGGIDSADEAYRRLKAGASLIQVYTAFIFKGPSLNRSINLGILERMDKDGFTHISEVIGSDRR
- a CDS encoding enoyl-ACP reductase, with translation MKGKTLVISGGTRGIGQAIVYEFAREGVNVAFTYNSNEELAIEQVKDLEKNYGIKARAYALNILEPETYKDLFLEIDKDFDRVDFFISNAIISGRPVVGGYTKFMKLKPRGINNIFTATVNAFVVGAQEAAKRMEKVGSGSIISLSSTGNLVYIENYAGHGTAKAAVETMVRYAAAELGCKGIRVNAVSGGPIETDALRAFTNYEEVRDITAKLSPLGRMGQPQDLAGACLFLCSDKASWITGHTMLIDGGTTFK
- the dapA gene encoding 4-hydroxy-tetrahydrodipicolinate synthase, with the protein product MHHSLQGAMTALITPFKNGKLDEVQYAKLIERQIKNGIDVVVPVGTTGESATLDHDEHRRCIEIAVDVCSKSDVKVLAGAGSNATHEAIGLAKFAQAHGAHGILSVTPYYNKPTQEGLFQHYKAIAGSVDIPVLLYNVPGRTGCDLLPDTIFRLFEACPNIFGVKEATGSIDRCVDLLAHQPKLAVFSGEDAINYPILSNGGSGVISVTSNILPDQISELTHLALAGDFHGAKAINDSLYEINKTLFCESNPIPIKAAMYIAGLLETLEYRLPLCAPSNDNMKRIENTLKKYTIKGF
- a CDS encoding ABC transporter ATP-binding protein, translated to MYSIKDVLKRFSPFFKDYIPYFILAIIGMGLSSGGTAYSAYLVKPLLDEIFIAKDKEMLQLLPYAIIAVYAIKEAGRYMQAYYTAYIGHDIIRRFRENILENLLKLDLSFFHEYRTGELISRNTNDVERVRTVVSNLIPELLRETFTIFGLIGVVIYQSPELAFYALIVMPLAIYPLSVLSKKMKKVSRQSQEKISDITAKLSEIFNNIEVIQANNAQKYEHGLFQKDNERFFKLTMKSVKVNELVSPIMETLGSIGVAVVILVGGKEVIEGGMSVGAFFSFLTALFMLYTPIKRISGLYNRMQDALVASERIFFLLDQQSSLPVGTESLPPKIDTISFNSVSLSYGEKQALNEVSLEAKAGEMIALIGDSGGGKSSLMNMLMRFYDPSSGSICINGIDLKTFDLHDLRHNIAMVTQRVYIFHDSIAANVAYGKEIDETKVIDALQKANAYEFVQNLAEGIYTHLDEFGTNLSGGQRQRIAIARAIYTNPQVLILDEATSALDTQSEQKITEAIENLIKDKITFVIAHRLSTIKKADKIALLKHGKICAMGSDEELLKTSQEYLNLKGLQH